In Sebastes umbrosus isolate fSebUmb1 chromosome 15, fSebUmb1.pri, whole genome shotgun sequence, the genomic window TaatttggtcatgggtttcatacacgtTCTGTATAATAAAACAGCTTAAAAGCAAAGATCCTATCtgatgggggaccctgggacaaaatcgTATTAAATGGGGATCTAGACTATCTTAAAAACAAATCACTGTTTTAAGGCAAAATAACTAAAGAAAAGAATGTCTTGTCATACCCAATACTATGAACATTTAATGCCTTTATTAGGTTAGGACATAGAGTATCAAAGTTATGACTtacttttctctcctcctcaggtGACATCATCCCTGCCGACTCCATCCTCCATTTTGACGTCCTGCTGCTCGACGTGTGGAACCCGGAGGACGGCGTCCAGTCCAAAACCTACCACACACCTTCCACCTGCTCCAGAAAGGTGGAGGTGTCTGACTACATCCGCTACCACTACAATGGCACCCTGTTGGACGGGACGCTCTTTGATTCCAGGTTTGTTCTGTATAATAATTCACACATCATACAAAAAcgcaatatatacagtatatatgtaacctctctcctccacccttCGCTGTAGCCACACCCGTATGCGTACCTACGACACTTACGTTGGGATCGGGTGGCTGATCGCCGGTATGGATCAGGGCCTTCTGGGAATGTGTGTTGGAGAGAGACGCATCATCACTATGCCACCATCACTTGGATATGGAGAGAACGGAGACGGTGAGTGTCAACAATTTCTTTCTGAGTCATGATTACATTCCTGTGAGTGAATAACAAGAGATTGATGGAGAGCAACAGGTGCTGTAGTTGCACACTTGGAGCTTAAGGTGGCAGTACACCACACACATATGCTGTAAAACTACACATCTCATGTGGTTTTACCCTCTCAGTCTTGTCAGTGATGGAGAATGTAGACTCCTTCTGTTCCCAAACCACAGCACCGACCAATTGTATTGCAAAACTGAGGCTTTTTACTTCCTCTTACCTTAGAAACTTTGACAAATATAGTTTTCATGACTAATTTTGTCTTCATTTTCAAATACACTTTCACTTTTCTAAATTGAGTGACACGTAGTATAATTCCTTAAAgtagcagtgtgtgggatttagttggatctattggcagaaatgtaatataatatgtataataatataaagaagTAAGATATAATCACATCGTAAGTACAAAATTTAACAGACTTTTAAATTAGGCTTTCCTTTTAATTCTgccagatatttaaaaaataacaatacacaaataaacaataaaaataaactttttagAAGGTTCCCATACTGTCATGTTCAcatcacattttcattatttgtaCCGAAAGTTCATACCAGCCCTTGCAgtaaattaacaaaacaattttAACTCCACTCACTACTTACTAATGATGAAACATATTTCTGTAGTTCCTCAACCCTGCCTCCCTTCTTGTCTTcaacctttcttcttcttcttctctctctccaggcaGCGACATCCCAGGACAGGCGTCTCTGGTATTTGACGTCATTCTCCTGGACCTCCACAACCCCAGAGACGGGATCACAGTGACCAATCAGATGGTGCCCGTGCCCTGCGAGAGGAAGTCCGTCACTGGAGACTTTGTGCGTTACCACTACAACGGCAGCCTCCTTGATGGAACATTTTTTGATTCCAGGTATGTGTTTAGTATTCATCATGTTAAGCACACAGAAAGGCTCATAGTAAATCTataaatggaaatgaatgtTTATTGTCTGTTGTTCCTCAAATGGCCTCAGGGTGGCAGCATCTCTCTGTGCACTGAAGCCGTATTGGGAGATGAATCAAACTTAAAAACCACAACTAGAACTTCCTGTTTGCAGTACATAGTACTGCATCCTCTGAATATTTTTGTCCTGTCTGTTCTTGTGCTACTACTCACAACAGAGGATTAGCTCATGTGTGGTAACTATTTGGGAAAGATTGGTCAACTGTGTCTTTATATCCTAAAAGTCTAAAAAAGTCTCAAATTAAACTATACAAATCATGTATAtcattgtatatatattatatatgccAACTAAAGAAAGAATACACAACAGTACTATGTACTGTACAATATATCTCAATTAAATTAAGGATTCTAGGCTGCAATATACAGAGTGTTTCCAATACATGTAGAAAACAAATATCACAAAAGtgctgcaaatgtttttttaattttttttattcctgatTTATAAAATCTCTGCGAGGTTGACAGAATATTTATACGTATGGTTCACTTTTTGAAGAACTTTCTCATCATTACAGCCTTCTTAGCCTTGTTGGTCAGGCCCTGTAGCCTCTCTTGTTATTGTTAAGAAATTCTTTTGCACACTCTGTACAGACGTCAAGGACTCATGAAAGCTACTCTGTTAACTTTCTGCCTCACACATTTTCTGTCTCAGGAATTTGAAGTTCGTCATATTCTAAAATGCctccatactgtatgtttgtgtcaGCAAAAACCACAAATGCATCCTCCAAAACAAAGTGCTGGTGGTAACTCGAGCATTGTGGTTTTGGGGGTGAGATTCTCTCTGAACCTGCTGCAACTTTTGTGTCCTATAGTCTGTCAGGTGTTAGTCAGTTGCACTCTTCTGTTTGCTGCCTAAAACCCCAGTATATGTGATTTAATGCCAAAAAAAGTTTAGTTCCCAGATTGACTGTGATTTATTTCTCCATGGAGCAGTGCAATAATACTTGTgttaatattttctgtttcacagctaCTCTCGTAATCGTACATATGACACCTATGTGGGTAAAGGCTACGTGATCGCCGGCATGGACGAGGGTCTGATTGGAGTCTGTGTCGGAGAGAGACGCACCGTCATCATCCCCCCACATCTTGGCTATGGAGAGGAgggcacaggtgtgtgtgtgtgtgtgtgtaatgctcAGATGCCCTTACTACAGAACACTGTACGCATGGGTTGCCAAccatttttaaatgttcttgTTAATCAGTGTGTCATATCAACATTCAGGTTGTTGTTGTAATTTAATTATGACACTACATCAAAATTTAAATCTCCAATGGAGCTGTAATTTTATTCCATCCATGTTAGCAACATGCATTTTATATCAGGACATTGTAATTATAAATGAGAGCACTATACAAAAAGGCTGCCATCCTTATAAAAACAAGCACATCTGAGTTGAAATCTTAAACCCTACCAAACATCCTTCAGTCCTGTTCATCAGCAAAAAGTTAAATTCTGCGAAGAAGGTGATaagtactagccaatcagaggcagagtagggcgggtcttTGCAGAATGAATTTCCAATTAAATGACCGTGAATAACAGGCCGAGCAACTGCCAGTGGCTGTGAAAGAGGTCATTTGGCATACGGATGAGAGCAGCATTTCCAAAGAAACTGTCTTGCACACTTATTGCTAGTGTGCCATCGGTTAAGCTACTGCATGCCAATGGTGGCACCCGTGCCTAAGGTTATTTATCCCTGCTGTATgccaaaacaaaaagacacaactGTTTCTTCCTGCAGGCCATCAGTCATATAATGTCAGTAACCCTTAACACCAAACATCCACTTTACCAGTAAATTCTATATTTCATAGTTTAAATACTCACTGttctttaacatattaataTCCTCACTATCAATATAGATATAGGTATCGCTGTAATACTGTCATATTCACCTACCTCTTATATATAAAGCAACATGCTACACTATCATACTTATTCCAGCACCCTTTGCACTCTGCACCATTGCACTATTGTCTATTGTGttaatagatatatagatagatagatagatagatagatagattctTATTATACTCTCTTGTCTACAGCTGTTAACATTggattctttctctttttccgtTACCATGTTTCTCTCAGGCACTAAGATCCCTGGTTCAGCTGTGCTGGTGTTTGACATTCACATCATCGACTTCCACAACCCGTCAGATAACACCGTGGTCACCGTCACTCACAAGCCAGAAGAGTGTGTTAAGCAAACCAAGAAGGGAGACTTTGTCAAATATCACTACAACGCCTCTCTGATGGACGGCTCGTCCATCGACTCCACGTGAGTGAACTTCTGTGAGCCACTTTAAGCAAAACATCTTAGAAAACTGAGAAACCTAGAAAGAGTTCAGAgtagtttaaaggtgctattgataacattcagccactagatgtcgcattcttcCTCCTCCGTTCCATCGCATTTACTTCataacaagtcgttgccaggcacttaccgtcaatctcagccatttatgttctatttatgttttttccatactaactgacaacccagagataccacataATACCAaagtcgttttactattggggATAAACagaacattcattttggacctgccaaattttttttaattattattttaaatcataatatttttttcaggaaaaaacatatttctattTGGCACTTTTCTAAAACctctgtaaatgtatttttttcttttttaaatatttttcctcgtaaaaatgttattaataagaCCTTCTCAGATCTCAGATTAAGTGTTGACCGTCCTGTATTGGTAACCATCACTGTTTAGTGCCTTGTAGCACCTGCACAGGATGAGAAGAGTTTTAAGAGGAAGAGCTACTCTGCTGTAGTCTTAACTGCACATTTCACTTCCACTGCAGGTGTACTCTATCTTGGTCTATtgatttttgtaaaaaaaatgttcccctCATTAGTGCACCACGCAGCCCTGTCTGATTTGCATCAAAAGTTGAGTTGAGTTCGCTGTATTGCCATAAAAGTTGTTAGAAACTGTAGGAGCTTACAGACAGCACAACATTCAACACAGAATACTAATAAAACCATCATATAAATTAAACCTACCTCTTATATTCTCACATTAGGAGTGAGTAAAGAATAAGTGTTAAAGGACACTGTAAGAAGTATAATGTGCTTGCTTAAGAATAACGACTAAAAATACAGTTACGTTGTATGTTTCTGTTTCATTCGGACTCAATTTGTTTCAGGTATAACTATGGAAAGACATACAACATCGTCCTGGGAGCCAACCAGGTCGTCCCGGGGATGGAGGAAGGACTGATGGACATGTGTGTGGGGGAGAAAAGACACCTTGTTATTCCTCCTCATCTGGGCTATGGGGAGAGAGGAGTCAGTAAgtcacacacaaccacacatgcAGTAATAATAACGGAGAATATATGTGATGGTGGTCTGATGGATGAGGAGAAGCAAGATTCAGATTTTCCTGCGTGTGGCTATGAGCCAGGTGTCGTGTTTGGCCTAGAACCTTGGACTTCAAAAACCCACTAAACACCACACTGGGTTATATAGGGTTCCTTTACCCCCTTTACCCCAATTTGACTTAGGTTGCCCTTGGAGGCGGGTAACAGGAAACCTAGCTGACTCCCACGAACTGTTGTTCGTCAATTGTGGGTGAACATACATCAATTGAGATTTACAACTTACAAAGACAGGCAGAGGTAGGCACATTACATCCGGAAAACTGGTAGGAAAGCCCATACATGGTACACACAGCAGATCTTAAAGTCAGAGTCTTTACTCTGACTTTTTATAACCCTCAGTTTAACATGATACGTCACTTTCCTCCAATCAGGCATCGCCAATCAAACCCAAAACAGGACACATTTGGCCTCTTTTCAGTGTCCCATGCGCTATCCTGTTGTCTGGGTCAGGTCGACCTTTTTGGCATTTTCATATGTTTTCTAAAACCATGCCTAATTTCCCTGGCATGTTTTTAGTTAAAGGTTTTAGTCATATCTCTGGGAACTGTTTTTCTAAGACCAGACATGCCTGGTTCAACTTGACTTGATTCTTCAacactgtttccagtctttatgctatgctGAGCTAAGAGAGTGGCATCGATCACACAGTGAATTTCCACCTCATaatttgaaaatgttctaaTCATACAATTTTCTTGACACCTTGACAAAAGAGATCCTTTACAAATTCTTGGATTGATGTCTAGATTTTGGATCGGCATCACTCAATCCTTGGCCCAAATTTTATTACGATCTGTTAACAACATTTTGAGATATCATGCTTACCTAATAGACAAACAGACCAGAAACCCTAAACTCTATAGTGGAGGTaacaatttaatatttataatatatattgggCGAGACACcccaggaaaaaaacattgtttttcatgcactgatcaatttttacatttttggctattttgcttccataacatgtctccTTCCAGActtgtggaaagaaaacatccaaaatatacattaaggttttttttttattttactacgtTGTCTATTtatgtctgtagatttctcttaaattcaccaaaagttaacattagataatgcctcatttgcggatttaaacataacatttcagaaaacaaaaatatttgtcttaatgtaagtaatcaattGGGAAAGTTTCATGgcgatatctattagttataGATTTTTATCCTATTCACCTGCAATGTctttcaaaatgtgtttgtgtgtgtgtgtagctgatgAAGTCCCAGGGAGCGCTGTGCTGGTGTTTGACATCGAGCTGGTAGACTTTGAGGAAGGACTTCCTGAAGGCTACATGTTCATCTGGAACGAAGACGTGTCCACCGACCTCTTCACCGAGATGGACAAAGACAAGAACGAGCAAGTGGAGCCCTCTGAGGTACGTGATGATATAACCTGCTGTTCCTGTCACATCTGTAACATCTGAGACATTTTCTTCCTGTTTGCTCCAGTCCGTGTATCCTTAATTCAACCCTCTTCGACTCCTCCTGTGTTTCCACAGTTCACTGACTACATCATGCAGCAGGTGAACGACGGTAAAGGCCGCCTGGCTCCTGGCTTCGATCCTTATCGCATCATTGACAACATGTTCTCCAACCAGGACCGCGACGGAGACGGAAAGATCACAGAGGCGGAGTTCAAACTTAAAGCAGACGAAACCTCCACCCATGACGAGCTATGACGGGACTGAGTGTTAATCTCAGATTTAAGGTGTAGGCTGAAGGGTCAGACAGCGGGGTGGAAAAACATGTGGGTGGTAGTGTAGAAAACGAGGGGGTTGTATGTGTAAAGTAAGCGAGTGTGAAGCGAGAAATGTGATGAgagattttgtgtttttttaatttgaagatTTAGATGATGTTCAAAGGCAATTgagaagaaagagggaggaTTTAGGAATTTCGAGGGCTAAATATTGGAAAGAAAACACCTCATTTGAGGTCTATGATGACAgtgaatgacttttttttacctcctcTCCCATCAAGTTCTTGTCTTGTGTtatgtgacatttatttttttattttgaagggtaCAAAAGCACTCGTGTGTGAAAGAACAAACCAAGGCCTCACTCCATGATCTCTACATTCAACACTCCTTTGTGACTTTTATTGTTCTTAAACATGTTGTGGTTGTGCgttgttttcttttcactgtGTGCCAGCTTGTCTCTGAAATATCTGAGCGTCGGTCATCACTCACTGTAGTATACTGTGATGATGGAGGGAAGTTACGTTTGTTTCTGAGAGTTACAACtcatttattgataaaaaaataagtgataATTGTAAGTGAGAGGTTAAGTTAggataacattttatttacattgtttACAGCTCACACCTTTCACTGTTTTACCCTTTAAATGTCAGGATgccttctgtgttttctgctgttaaaatCATCCAAAGGTCCCAAATCCTAATATGTTGTTGGGGCTTTGCAGTCTTTCAATCACTTTTGATCAAGTTGTTCCATTGcttggtttttttttcttcatccgAACGTCAACACCGGGTTGCAATTTAAgactttgtgtgtgagtgtgtgtgtgtgtgtgtgtgagagagagatggaaatggagagaaaagtgtgtgtgattgttgtttttgttttactttttcattcAGGAGAATACTGAGGCTAGATGGTGACAATGTCAACACAAAGTTTAATATGATTAAATGACCTGACCTAAATACACGCCTAgattgtgtctctgtttgcttTAGACACttttttaactttacttttattgCATCAACTTAACTACTCCCCTGATTTACCATTAAACTCCTGTACCGTTGTCATAAAGACTCACAACGgacagtctttttaaaaaaagataaaaatgttgcactttttagtttataaagtatctttttaagtattttaaatgtaagaatagtaaacttcgAGTagacaactagtttacatccaaattgtattttgtactgcaactataatatgaactatactacaagtgaacttacaagtatactattAGTTTACTAGTACTTGTAATGTACCACCATTTAGGCTACTCctatcttttacttaagtaaaagtagcaataccacagtgcagaaatactctgttagcCTACAAGTAAAAGCCATGccatcaaaatgtcaaaagtaaaagtaaaaaagtattagcatcaaaatatatctCTGTTCAGAGCATATTGTACACCACTGTATACAGCCCATTTGTGGTCAAACTCTAAAAAAGCGAGCTTACAGAGACTTCAGGTCGCATATAATGATGCAATGAGAATATTACTAAAAAGACCAAGATGTTGCAGtgcaagtgaaatgtttgtgtctacaggcataaatacttttcaaactgtattaagAAATCTCAAGTACAAATTTATATGTCAGCTTAATCACTCTGAGAATGACATAATCTTGCGGTTGTCTAACATCAGATTTAGCACTACAcggtaccaatcacagctgtggaggcactggtatagttctttatatgCAAGGCattgatatatgtatatatatttttaatatttatatttttaatatcttttaatcatgactttttatagtgcttcctgtattgtaatgtattatatgtaatgtattgttgttgttttttcttttttcttatctggaccttgagtctgcaatcaagtttgaattgaattgaatatacttaaaataccaaaagtaaaagtactcattgggCAGAATGACCCAGACTGCAGGGTAGCTTGTTTTCCCCTGGGAAtcaataaagttattaaattaatttataatattgcataataatttatttgttcattatattttttattatcaatttgAATATGCagtaaaatttaaaatattttctccTGAAATGTAGTGTAGAAGAAGTATAAAATGTGAATACTCaagaaaagtacaagtacttcaaaattgtacttaaatactTTCCATACTCATTGCAGTACCCAACATATTTTTGTTCAGCACCACGCCCACTGCAGGGTCACCCTGACCCTAAAACTCGTTCTcttaatacatattttttttatttcaaaatgacagtatatatagtaacagcagaaaacattaaaaacatttacatacagaagaagcgCAGTGAAagcataaacaaagagctgtgccaaacataaaaggacaacagaaatgaaaaaaaaaacaacataaaattaaaaaattaaaaagaccatgcgagagtatgacaataatttcacttaaaaaatgttaagtatattgcatacattcattgttttcattgcttttttgttttgtgaggaaggaattgttgacagatatagatccatttctttcataaaaacaaagaaattaggcttttttttgttggtaAATTGACACTattaaaattagattaataagAAAGAATGCATTACtacatctatgtcactctttttttttcttcaatattatatttattgtttttttgttcattttgaaactgtGGTATATTTTCAGGTCTTGCACCGGACAGTGGGGCCCCTAATTGTAAACAGATGTGTAGGAAGCATACGTGGAGACCTAGGGTCATGGGATATGTccaggggctgaaagataaacatTTAGGACAAAGGAGCCATGCAGGGTCATATCCTCAGAGCAGATGCTGCATGATATGACCCCGTTATAAGGAGGTgcgagagccccgaagtgcaggactttcagatttgacttgagacctccggacgctctagacgttcgttatgacatttgttgcttgtttgtaataaactctattataccagcaagaacagtgtccgcggagcatcctttctcatcacttcaaccGCACTGTCGCAGGCAAGATactacaaaacaacagaacaaacattcacaaacgtccccaataataccattctctgtaaaaagaaacttaacaagcctaatattaatataaaataagccagtttagatacaggaaaaacacattataaacaaaaaaaagatatataagtaaaatagaatatacacaagtaaaaaaataaagttaaaaacaataaaataaaataaaatctatttatatatatatacatatatacatatgtatatatatactgtatacacatatacatacacctatgtcactctttaacttttgtagaaatgtttcactggatagaatTTGTGGATCAACTTAAATGACTTAGGAAGGACCAAACTTTCTTCCactcaatatcactaacaagttctcttaatacatccatgctaaAACTAACTACTAAActgcgtcatcaacgcatccTAAATTGTGGGTACTacgcatgcgcagtaaaatccgACCTGCACTcaccgaaattgagccaatagcaaccgCCAgtctccagttacactgcgcatgcgtggtagaagaagaagaagaagaagaagaccgtTAAGTTTGAGCAGCAACATGGAGACAGCGCGTCAGAGAAGAGTCAACAAACTGTTGCCCTGTTAGTTTTCACTTGAGGACACCAGAGGAGGATTGTTTCTCTGCAGTTTAACGGTGGCTGTAACTAACTTTTCATCATGGAGCGCATCTTCCTGGAATGTCAGGTACGAGAACACAAGTAAATAATATAGACCGTTTCAAACTTTAACATTATAAATGagtccctttgtatttcctgttgcaatgtttgtgaatgcagtagctgacaggaagtaaactttgACCAGagagctgttgccctagcaacagaatggcagtTGCTTTTTtcgtttcaaatatttttattaggaagcatgtgcatgtcagtgatacagactTCTGTGGGTGTGTCATgcctcattttttatatatatcaacaaaaacagacaatactaggACCTAAGAGCAAACAAAAATGtgacaagcaaatacaaagaacataagttgttaaaggaaaataaataaataaatagataaaacacagaaaacacccTAAGGCACACAAATCAGGGAGACATTGGcgacatacagtaaatacataaacatgTGTAAACCACATATAAGATACAGATGGATGacacattaaaggaacaaagagtctacagccatgctggcAGCTCTGTGAGTCTGCCCTTAGTTCACAGCTGTGgcaatgtcattatttttgcaggtatttaagataagataatgtgatggaattttccatcaattcctctcttattggtagaaaggtcagagtgtttgtcagagtgtccctctgttgacattcttgggttggagtcctgtctagaggagccaccgttatctgtacagctgggtctgtagtggagaccgtagagccagtcgctagggcaaccagggtcagagataagtaagtcaaaacatgataagggtaagacactgagcaccagggaggaagggcagagttgtgaggccttcacgcagagagcatctattgtggagacctgacaattctccttgatcaagcttcaataaaccttcttttgtaagacatcatcagctccggacctcttccttccaaagataacttgtgtatcaattattccatcacagataagatattactttattagtcccgcagtgggggaatttgcagtgcacagcagcaaaggggacagtgcaaaaaacaagatgcatcagctaacacagtaaaaaagagctaaacaaaatatgaaccatttaaatagaaggaagtataaaaataggagcagtatatacagtattgacaataaacagactattaacaaaatttcACATTGGTCATTGAAAGGGAGATTCTTTTGTCTTGGATCCGATGAAgtggaaataaatacaaaacattcTTTATCCATAGTGGGAAACATAGTCTAAGTGACTGAATGTTCTTCTTCTTGCTTTCCTCCAGCTAAGCAGGGAAACCTTATGGTCCTCTCTGTTCTGAGGTGTTGAGAGTGACACCGTGAGCATCAGGAAAAACTTCAAAGCTCCTTGACCTATTATTTAGTTGTGATCATGGTGAGAAGGCGTCAGCATTGGATGTTAATTATTTCGCACCTGAAGAATTTGCATTCACTGTAAGCCGTTTTCAAGCCTATTATTTAGTTGTGATCATGGTGAGAAGGCGTTAGCATTGGATGTTAATTATTTCGCACCTGAAGAATTTGCATTCACTATAAGCCGTTTTCACGGGGGCGTCTGTGGCTCAGATAGGTAGActgggtcgtccaccaatcggaaggttggcggttcgGTCTGGCTCCttcagtccacatgtcgaagtgtccttgggcaagatacttaaccccaaattgctctcgAAGGCTGTGTCATTGCTTTGACTAGAAAGGCACGATATAAgtcaagtccatttaccattcacATATTAACTCCGGACAGTGAACGGCTCTATTCACACATGAGCTCAATCGGACATAAATCTTTATTGTCCATCAGGGTGGAAATTTGTCTGGAAAGGGATGGTGCTGCTGAATGTTActtaaatcaacattttaagCAAAAGAAAAATTTTGCTTCACAATTTCATTCACATCCATTATATTGgtgtggaggcagaaatctcagatgttctgagtagggctgacccgaatgcttcgactgttgccatggtttgcctttgtttttatttttattttttttatatataagaaagtaataataatgtttaaatcccgaaatagcccatgaaataagaaTGAATCCCACAACATTAATTATCATTAGTTATCCTCtgatggatatcgctgtttgttgtgtgtagaggtgtgtgtgtgtacagtagtgtgtcaCTGTCCCGGGTACTGAAACTGCTGGTTCTGTCGAAGCAAAGTGTGTCTCAGACCTTGGGCCAAAGGTGTCTGGAAACCTTGATCAACTTTCTACAAAAATCAATGTTCAAGATGTCCAAGTCTGGTGCAAAAAGCAGAGTTTTTATTGTGTTCTATTGGGACAGTAACACAACCAAAAACCAATCCATAATTTGTGCCGATTTGATTGTTGTCAGGTGTTGTGAGTGTCATAGCTCTTAAACGCAAGGGACATTCGGTCACCTAATTTGCCTCCGGTATCTTCAGGGTTTTAaagtgtctgtttgtttttttttaataactgttACCTGATGTCTGTCACCTGATGTCTGTCATCTGATGTCTGTCACCTGATGTCTGTACATTTGACCATTGGCTAGTTTAAATCAAGGTTTCTATTCATTCCACAGTATGCTAGAGAGAAGCTTGCAGTCTTATGAAATTATGCTGTAGCTCATTCAAATCACCTCGCGATGGGTAGGATGAGGTCAGGGTTATGTAGGGACATTGCTGGGGactatattataacattaacacTGATTATATACCGTTATAATTTTTAGTCGACAAGATTATATGATCAATATTCTCTATCATGGTTAACATATTTCTATATCTTTAAGAGTTTTACTTCCACAGTTCGAGGTTCTTTATTCGTCATATGTCAATTCCAGCGAAGCAGTcaatggcaatgaaaatctttggtctcagattccttcaacaatgctcagagaatatgtactgtatat contains:
- the fkbp9 gene encoding peptidyl-prolyl cis-trans isomerase FKBP9, with translation MIQVVQVMLFLSVLVAFAACDAPPVPLDDILIEKTFVPEECVRAVKVGDYVRYHYNGVFPDGKKFDSSYDRGSTYNVFVGKKQLIAGMDKALVGMCINQRSLVKIPPHLAYGKQGYGDIIPADSILHFDVLLLDVWNPEDGVQSKTYHTPSTCSRKVEVSDYIRYHYNGTLLDGTLFDSSHTRMRTYDTYVGIGWLIAGMDQGLLGMCVGERRIITMPPSLGYGENGDGSDIPGQASLVFDVILLDLHNPRDGITVTNQMVPVPCERKSVTGDFVRYHYNGSLLDGTFFDSSYSRNRTYDTYVGKGYVIAGMDEGLIGVCVGERRTVIIPPHLGYGEEGTGTKIPGSAVLVFDIHIIDFHNPSDNTVVTVTHKPEECVKQTKKGDFVKYHYNASLMDGSSIDSTYNYGKTYNIVLGANQVVPGMEEGLMDMCVGEKRHLVIPPHLGYGERGVTDEVPGSAVLVFDIELVDFEEGLPEGYMFIWNEDVSTDLFTEMDKDKNEQVEPSEFTDYIMQQVNDGKGRLAPGFDPYRIIDNMFSNQDRDGDGKITEAEFKLKADETSTHDEL